The following are encoded in a window of Glandiceps talaboti chromosome 5, keGlaTala1.1, whole genome shotgun sequence genomic DNA:
- the LOC144434987 gene encoding G protein-coupled receptor 161-like, with amino-acid sequence MTQISLTLLTNYLLWLDLSTVEYVTPVTAMGYQKSQKNAEIDNTKRQRNRGRRKHVSRQVIGGNNTAMPISNHYHIDCVSMWTLGLISMDRYFAVVQPFRYPSIITVTRTVQFIACAWILGFIFALPPVYMEWVWYDNMEAICAINWEKNSTQVVIYTLSAFVVCFCAPGIVMIFAYCGIYRIARKHSKRIQAESEQVANSIANYKRHSVIIADDPTAPSTSREADRTGVSNNSRIDQIKTNDHNTKPGPKDNNKAVKTILTMVAAFFVCLTPFCITKVLKAVYVDNSIGGTWINTVAALLAFSNSSCNPVIYSITRKDFRSSFIRTLRCFKRGNSDEVVPFNG; translated from the exons TGTTGACAAACTATCTTTTG TGGCTGGATCTGTCAACCGTGGAATATGTGACACCGGTGACAGCGATGGGAtaccaaaaatcacaaaagAATGCAGAGATAGATAATACAAAGCGCCAAA GAAACAGAGGTAGACGAAAGCATGTCAGCCGACAGGTCATTGGTGGAAATAATACTGCTATGCCTATTTCTAATCATTATCATATTGACTGCG TCTCAATGTGGACTCTTGGACTGATATCAATGGACCGGTATTTCGCAGTGGTGCAACCCTTCCGTTATCCAAGCATTATAACTGTAACACGCACGGTGCAGTTTATAGCTTGTGCGTGGATTCTCGGATTCATATTCGCGTTGCCACCTGTGTATATGGAGTGGGTTTGGTACGATAACATGGAAGCAATCTGTGCCATAAACTGGGAGAAAAATTCGACTCAGGTTGTCATTTACACTCTGTCTGCCTTTGTCGTCTGCTTCTGTGCACCCGGCATCGttatgatatttgcatattgtggCATATATCGTATCGCTAGGAAACATTCCAAACGTATACAGGCTGAGAGTGAACAGGTGGCTAATTCGATAGCGAACTATAAACGCCACAGCGTCATTATTGCGGATGATCCGACTGCCCCGAGTACAAGCAGGGAAGCAGACCGAACTGGTGTTTCAAATAATTCTAGAATAgatcaaattaaaacaaatgatcACAATACTAAACCAGGACCCAAAGACAATAACAAAGCTGTCAAGACTATTCTTACCATGGTAGCAGCTTTCTTCGTTTGCCTTACGCCATTTTGCATCACGAAAGTATTAAAAGCTGTGTATGTAGATAATAGCATCGGTGGTACTTGGATCAATACAGTGGCAGCACTCCTGGCCTTTTCCAATTCATCATGTAATCCAGTCATTTATTCAATCACAAGGAAGGACTTTCGTTCTTCCTTTATAAGAACTCTCAGGTGCTTTAAAAGAGGAAATAGCGACGAAGTCGTTCCATTCAATGGATGA